One stretch of Nicotiana tabacum cultivar K326 chromosome 18, ASM71507v2, whole genome shotgun sequence DNA includes these proteins:
- the LOC142172612 gene encoding secreted RxLR effector protein 161-like, giving the protein MDVKVVFINGDLEEEVYMDQLEGFETKGKGQMTCTRSDISFAIEMLGRYQINPENDHWKAAKKVLRYLKGTKDYMLMYKRSRHLEVVGYSNSDFAGCIDTRKSTFGYLFQLA; this is encoded by the exons ATGGATGTAAAAGTTGTCTTTATTAATGGAGACCTCGAGGAGGAAGTTTATATGGATCAATTAGAGGGTTTCGAAACTAAAGGAAAAGGTCAAATG ACTTGCACAAGATCGGATATTAGTTTTGCGATCGAAATGCTGGGAAGATATCAGATTAACCCAGAAAATGATCACTGGAAAGCTGCAAAGAAAGTTTTGAGGTACCTAAAAGGAACGAAGGACTACATGCTCATGTATAAGAGATCCAGGCATTTGGAAGTTGTTGGATACTCGAATTCAGATTTCGCTGGATGTATTGACACTAGAAAATCCACGTTTGGTTATTTGTTCCAATTAGCTTAA